The Dama dama isolate Ldn47 chromosome 23, ASM3311817v1, whole genome shotgun sequence genome contains a region encoding:
- the GFRA4 gene encoding GDNF family receptor alpha-4, with amino-acid sequence MASCLVTALLLLLLLDVLQECPEAVAAHPRNGSRSSVAPNPCVDAADACTSDERCHRLRTAYVAQCLGRAAPGGCPRARCRRALRHFFARGPPALTHALLFCPCGGPACAERRRQTFVPSCAFSGPGPAPPSCLGPLDACEHSRICRPRLLAFQASCATTASSPDGCLRDQAPSCLRAYAGLVGTAITPNYVDNASARVEPWCDCRASGNRREECEVFRGLFTRNRCLESAIQTFDGGWPPILRNQLDSHQDPEQSLLQVSTADASLEGSSLLSMLLVLALQSLF; translated from the exons ATGGCCAGCTGCTTGGTAACTGCACTGCTGTTGCTACTGCTTCTAG ACGTGCTGCAGGAATGCCCAGAGGCCGTCGCTGCCCATCCCCGCAACG GATCGCGGAGCTCTGTAGCACCGAATCCATGCGTGGACGCGGCCGACGCGTGCACCTCCGACGAGCGGTGCCATCGGCTGCGCACCGCGTACGTGGCGCAGTGCTTGGGTCGCGCCGCGCCGGGGGGCTGCCCCCGCGCCCGCTGCCGCCGCGCCCTGCGCCACTTCTTCGCCCGCGGGCCGCCCGCGCTTACCCACGCACTGCTCTTCTGCCCTTGCGGCGGCCCCGCGTGCGCAGAGCGTCGGCGCCAGACCTTCGTGCCCTCCTGCGCTTTCTCAGGGCCTGGCCCAGCGCCACCTTCCTGCCTCGGGCCCTTAGACGCCTGCGAGCACAGCCGGATCTGCAG GCCCCGCCTCCTGGCCTTCCAGGCCTCCTGCGCGACCACAGCCAGCAGCCCTGACGGCTGCCTCCGGGACCAGGCCCCCAGCTGCCTGCGCGCCTACGCCGGCCTCGTGG GCACAGCCATCACGCCCAACTACGTGGACAACGCAAGCGCGCGCGTGGAGCCCTGGTGCGACTGCAGAGCCAGCGGAAATCGGCGTGAGGAGTGCGAAGTCTTCCGGGGGCTCTTTACGAGGAACCGCTGCTTGG AGAGTGCCATACAGACCTTTGATGGTGGGTGGCCCCCAATCCTGCGTAACCAACTGGACTCCCACCAGGACCCTGAGCAGAGTCTCCTGCAG GTGTCTACTGCAGATGCATCCCTGGAGGGGAGCTCCCTGCTCTCCATGCTTCTTGTTCTGGCTCTCCAGTCCCTGTTCTGA